One Kribbella sp. NBC_00662 genomic region harbors:
- a CDS encoding alcohol dehydrogenase catalytic domain-containing protein: protein MTRTALAPRFTGAGKIEFADHEYPDPGPGQLLLAVQANALCGTDRNQYYDGSSVVPGHEAAGTVLQAGEGTSTPVGTRGAVFLMDYCGECRSCKLNFTNQCLAKRADMGFTHDGGYGPYELVHESNFFPITDDIEIGNATMLLDVMGTSSHAIGRAALVRPDVESVYIAGAGPIGLGLTVMSKLKYGADVPVYISDFSRWRLDFAESFGAIPLLADDISAAGNPDVAFDSSGKEAARRAALDLVSQRGALICVGHGESLTIDVSSDLIAPEHAILGSEYFRYDEMPGNLALLSDHQELVSRVISHRFPVAEIGEAFELFMAGETGKVVVTQDGVA from the coding sequence ATGACGCGTACCGCCCTCGCCCCCAGGTTCACCGGCGCCGGAAAGATCGAGTTCGCGGACCACGAGTACCCGGACCCCGGCCCCGGCCAACTCCTCCTTGCCGTCCAGGCCAACGCCCTGTGCGGCACCGACCGGAACCAGTACTACGACGGCTCGTCCGTCGTCCCCGGACACGAAGCCGCCGGCACCGTCCTGCAGGCCGGTGAAGGCACCAGCACGCCCGTCGGCACCCGCGGAGCCGTGTTCCTGATGGACTACTGCGGCGAGTGCCGCAGCTGCAAGCTGAACTTCACCAACCAGTGCCTGGCCAAGCGCGCCGACATGGGGTTCACTCACGACGGCGGCTACGGGCCGTACGAGCTGGTGCACGAGTCGAACTTCTTCCCGATCACCGACGACATCGAGATCGGCAATGCGACGATGCTGCTCGACGTGATGGGGACCAGCAGTCACGCGATCGGCCGGGCGGCACTGGTCAGACCGGACGTCGAGAGCGTGTACATCGCGGGCGCCGGCCCGATCGGCCTCGGCCTGACGGTGATGAGCAAGCTCAAGTACGGCGCCGACGTACCGGTCTACATCTCCGACTTCTCCCGCTGGCGGCTCGACTTCGCGGAGTCCTTCGGCGCGATTCCATTGCTCGCCGACGACATCTCCGCAGCCGGCAACCCGGACGTCGCCTTCGACTCGTCCGGCAAGGAGGCGGCCCGCCGCGCCGCCCTCGACCTCGTCAGCCAGCGCGGCGCCCTGATCTGCGTCGGCCACGGCGAGTCGCTCACGATCGACGTGTCCAGCGATCTGATCGCCCCCGAGCACGCCATCCTCGGCAGCGAGTACTTCCGGTACGACGAGATGCCCGGCAATCTCGCCCTGCTGTCGGACCACCAGGAGCTCGTCAGCCGAGTGATCAGCCACCGCTTCCCGGTCGCCGAGATCGGCGAGGCGTTCGAGCTGTTCATGGCCGGCGAGACCGGCAAGGTTGTCGTCACCCAGGACGGCGTCGCATGA
- a CDS encoding Gfo/Idh/MocA family protein, giving the protein MRVAVVGAGGWGEHHARIFSRREDTELVGVFGRTPDRTRARAEKYGTTPYTDLDELLQTEQPELVTVCLPNEDHYDITLKLVRTGVPLLVEKPLVFDLAEADSLLAEAGDNFFAINFNHRYAEPVQRAKALIEAGELGDLVFATWRFGGEANHGNSPHANLIETQCHGFDMLEQLVGPVASVAAQMTDKTYGAFSTVALALDFDNRAVGTMLGTYDSSYAYPDTQRIEINGTEGRLVIHDTVRALTFQKAGDPVEQRWHSTYFDDESRNFAGTFDRHVDELLAALRKGEQPPVHARAGRRALQLAHAAIESHETGRRVTTP; this is encoded by the coding sequence ATGAGGGTCGCGGTGGTCGGCGCCGGCGGCTGGGGCGAGCACCACGCGCGGATCTTCTCCCGCCGCGAGGACACCGAACTGGTCGGCGTCTTCGGCCGTACGCCGGACCGCACGCGGGCCCGGGCCGAGAAGTACGGCACCACGCCGTACACCGATCTCGACGAGCTCCTGCAGACCGAGCAGCCCGAGCTCGTCACGGTCTGCCTGCCGAACGAGGACCACTACGACATCACGCTCAAGCTGGTCCGCACCGGCGTACCGCTGCTGGTCGAGAAGCCGCTCGTGTTCGATCTGGCCGAGGCGGACAGCCTGCTCGCCGAAGCCGGCGACAACTTCTTCGCAATCAACTTCAACCACCGGTACGCCGAACCCGTGCAGCGCGCCAAGGCGCTCATCGAGGCCGGCGAACTCGGCGACCTCGTCTTCGCGACCTGGCGATTCGGCGGCGAGGCGAACCACGGCAACTCCCCGCACGCGAACCTGATCGAGACCCAGTGCCATGGCTTCGACATGCTCGAGCAACTGGTCGGACCAGTAGCCTCAGTAGCCGCGCAGATGACCGACAAGACGTACGGCGCCTTCAGCACGGTCGCGCTCGCACTCGACTTCGACAACCGCGCGGTCGGCACGATGCTCGGCACGTACGACTCGTCGTACGCCTATCCCGATACGCAGCGGATCGAGATCAACGGCACCGAGGGCCGACTCGTCATCCACGACACCGTCCGCGCGCTGACGTTCCAGAAGGCGGGCGACCCGGTCGAGCAACGCTGGCACTCGACGTACTTCGACGACGAGTCCCGCAACTTCGCCGGAACCTTCGACCGCCATGTCGACGAACTGCTCGCCGCACTGCGCAAGGGCGAGCAACCACCCGTCCACGCCCGTGCCGGTCGCCGAGCCCTGCAACTCGCGCACGCGGCGATCGAATCCCACGAAACCGGACGCCGGGTCACAACACCCTGA
- a CDS encoding class I SAM-dependent methyltransferase yields the protein MDRTNALVERIFRNAGAALELYSIYLGERLGLYRALAEDGPATSVELADRTGTNERYIREWLEHHAASGLVDVDDVTAAPTERRYTLPPEHVPVLADEDDLDYHGYKGVELARAARMLPDLVEAYRTGDAPPHQPWEPEGRAEFNRPTYLNLLGKEWLPAIPGIDERLRADPPARVADFACGTGWSSIAMAQAYPNITVHGVDLDADAIAAAQRHARETGLGDRVSFSAANASDQSGRFDLVTILEALHDMSRPVDTLQTARQMLAPGGSVLILDELVEDQFTAPASELERYHYGWSLMSCLPDAMGDPESAATGALMRPDTLRRYATEAGFSETQVLPFHTDLFRFYRLIP from the coding sequence ATGGACCGGACCAACGCACTCGTCGAGCGGATCTTCCGGAACGCCGGGGCCGCACTCGAGCTCTACTCCATCTACCTCGGCGAGCGCCTGGGCCTGTACCGGGCGCTCGCCGAGGACGGACCGGCGACCTCGGTCGAGCTGGCCGACCGCACCGGCACCAATGAGCGCTACATCCGCGAGTGGCTCGAGCACCACGCCGCCAGCGGTCTCGTCGACGTCGACGACGTCACGGCGGCGCCGACCGAACGCCGCTATACCCTGCCGCCCGAGCACGTCCCGGTGCTGGCGGACGAGGACGACCTCGACTACCACGGCTACAAGGGCGTCGAGCTCGCGCGGGCCGCCCGGATGCTCCCGGATCTGGTCGAGGCGTATCGCACCGGCGACGCCCCGCCGCACCAGCCATGGGAGCCTGAGGGACGCGCCGAGTTCAACCGCCCGACGTACCTGAACCTGTTGGGCAAGGAGTGGCTGCCCGCCATCCCCGGGATCGACGAGCGCCTCCGCGCCGACCCGCCGGCGCGAGTCGCCGACTTCGCCTGCGGCACCGGCTGGTCCTCGATCGCGATGGCCCAGGCCTACCCGAACATCACGGTCCACGGCGTAGACCTCGACGCGGACGCGATCGCCGCCGCCCAACGTCACGCCCGCGAAACCGGACTGGGCGACCGGGTGAGTTTCTCGGCGGCAAACGCATCCGACCAGTCAGGCCGGTTCGATCTGGTCACGATCCTCGAAGCCCTGCATGACATGTCCCGTCCGGTGGACACCCTGCAGACGGCGCGGCAGATGCTCGCCCCCGGAGGTTCGGTGCTGATCCTCGACGAGTTGGTCGAAGACCAGTTCACCGCCCCGGCCTCGGAGCTCGAGCGGTACCACTACGGCTGGAGCCTGATGTCCTGCCTGCCCGACGCGATGGGCGACCCCGAGTCGGCCGCGACCGGCGCGCTGATGCGGCCGGACACCCTCCGCCGCTACGCCACCGAGGCGGGCTTCAGCGAGACGCAGGTACTTCCCTTCCACACCGACCTGTTCCGCTTCTACCGGCTCATCCCGTGA